From Drosophila virilis strain 15010-1051.87 chromosome X, Dvir_AGI_RSII-ME, whole genome shotgun sequence, the proteins below share one genomic window:
- the Tao gene encoding serine/threonine-protein kinase Tao isoform X2, whose product MPSARPGSLKDPEIADLFNKHDPEKIFEDLREIGHGSFGAVYYARCNLNKEIVAIKKMSYTGKQSQEKWQDILKEIRFLRQLNNPNTIEYKGCYLRESTAWLVMEYCVGSASDIIEVHKKPLHEDEIAAICLGVLSGLSYLHSLGRIHRDIKAGNILLTDMGVVKLADFGSAAIKCPANSFVGTPYWMAPEVILAMDEGQYDGKVDVWSLGITCIELAERKPPYFNMNAMSALYHIAQNESPTLPKNDWSDTFCNFVDLCLKKMPAERPSSAKLLQHSYVTRPRSETVLLELIARTKSAVRELDNLNYRKMKKILMVDTCETESAVGDTDDQQDDHAGGDSSKSNSITSEHSIHSVGVSAASSQSSSSNSIPAAAQNHHHIGAHHQQQVAAAAVAAAMHHQQELQKQHLSNWSNAQQQQQQQQQQSGGSACGAVSRNSSRHRNLPPLPNIMHTMNNNVTPTNSASVVPAPAPPLSVMPHLGAGLGHGNAGAAGGMGGGGSSTGGSPAGGDHRLTGIQPRYLSTPAAQAAVYAATSSSSQQAISNAVNDHGPNNFATIRTTSIVTKQQKEHMQARYNFCSCSCFCCGNEPDADDFAGHDDSFFHMAKNSSSPKQCQNLNHCPCVIS is encoded by the exons ATGCCATCGGCACGTCCTGGTAGTCTCAAAGATCCGGAAATAGCCGATCTATTCAACAAGCATGATCCGGAGAAGATCTTTGAGGATTTGCGCGAAATTGGCCATGGCTCCTTCGGTGCCGTCTATTATGCTCGCTGCAATCTCAACAAGGAGATTGTGGCGATCAAGAAGATGTCATATACGGGCAAGCAGAGCCAAGAGAAATGGCAGGATATACTCAAGGAGATACG CTTCTTACGTCAATTGAATAATCCGAATACCATTGAATACAAGGGCTGCTACCTGCGCGAATCCACTGCCTGGCTGGTTATGGAATATTGCGTCGGCTCCGCCTCAGACATCATTGAGGTACACAAGAAGCCGTTGCACGAGGACGAGATCGCTGCCATTTGCCTGGGCGTGCTCAGCGGCCTGAGCTATTTGCATTCGCTGGGACGCATCCATCGCGACATCAAGGCGGGCAACATTCTGCTCACGGACATGGGCGTGGTGAAGCTGGCCGATTTTGGCAGTGCCGCCATCAAGTGTCCGGCCAATAGCTTTGTGGGCACGCCCTATTGGATGGCACCGGAGGTCATTCTGGCGATGGACGAGGGCCAGTACGACGGCAAGGTGGATGTCTGGTCCCTGGGCATTACGTGCATCGAGCTGGCCGAGCGCAAGCCCCCATACTTCAATATGAATGCCATGTCCGCACTGTATCACATTGCACAGAACGAGTCGCCCACGTTGCCG AAGAACGACTGGTCCGATACGTTCTGCAATTTTGTGGACCTCTGCCTGAAAAAGATGCCCGCGGAGCGACCCTCATCGGccaagctgctgcagcacagCTACGTGACGCGTCCGCGCTCCGAGACGGTGCTGCTGGAGCTGATCGCGCGCACCAAGTCGGCGGTGCGTGAGCTGGACAACCTTAACTATCGCAAAATGAAGAAGATACTCATGGTGGACACGTGCGAAACGGAGAGCGCCGTCGGTGACACGGACGACCAGCAGGACGATCATGCCggcggcgacagcagcaagagcaatAGTATTACTTCCGAACACTCCATACACTCGGTGGGTGTATCGGCGGCCAGTAGTCAG AGCTCCTCGTCGAATTCGATACCGGCTGCAGCGCAGAATCATCACCATATCGGGgcgcatcatcagcagcaggtGGCCGCTGcagccgttgccgctgccatgCACCATCAGCAGGAGCTGCAGAAGCAGCATCTGAGCAACTGGTCGAatgcccaacagcagcagcagcagcagcaacagcaatcgGGCGGCTCTGCCTGTGGCGCCGTCTCTCGCAATTCGTCGCGCCATCGCAatctgccgccgctgccaaaCATAATGCACACCATGAACAACAATGTGACGCCGACGAATTCGGCATCGGTGGTGCCAGCACCAGCGCCGCCGCTATCGGTGATGCCCCATCTGGGTGCCGGCTTGGGGCACGGCAatgctggtgctgctggtggCATGGGCGGCGGCGGTAGCAGCACGGGCGGCTCACCGGCGGGCGGTGATCATCGCTTGACTGGAATACAGCCACGTTATCTATCAACGCCGGCCGCCCAGGCGGCTGTCTATGCGGCCACATCGTCATCCTCGCAGCAGGCCATCTCCAATGCCGTCAACGATCATGGACCCAATAATTTTGCCACCATACGGACGACGAGCATTGTGACCAAACAGCAAAAGGAGCATATGCAG GCGCGCTATAActtctgctcctgctcctgcttctGCTGCGGCAACGAGCCGGATGCTGATGACTTCGCTGGCCACGATGACAGCTTCTTCCACATGGCTAAAAATAGTAGCAGTCCGAAACAATGCCAAAATCTAAATCATTGTCCCTGTGTGATATCCTAA
- the Tao gene encoding serine/threonine-protein kinase Tao isoform X1, whose product MPSARPGSLKDPEIADLFNKHDPEKIFEDLREIGHGSFGAVYYARCNLNKEIVAIKKMSYTGKQSQEKWQDILKEIRFLRQLNNPNTIEYKGCYLRESTAWLVMEYCVGSASDIIEVHKKPLHEDEIAAICLGVLSGLSYLHSLGRIHRDIKAGNILLTDMGVVKLADFGSAAIKCPANSFVGTPYWMAPEVILAMDEGQYDGKVDVWSLGITCIELAERKPPYFNMNAMSALYHIAQNESPTLPKNDWSDTFCNFVDLCLKKMPAERPSSAKLLQHSYVTRPRSETVLLELIARTKSAVRELDNLNYRKMKKILMVDTCETESAVGDTDDQQDDHAGGDSSKSNSITSEHSIHSVGVSAASSQSSSSNSIPAAAQNHHHIGAHHQQQVAAAAVAAAMHHQQELQKQHLSNWSNAQQQQQQQQQQSGGSACGAVSRNSSRHRNLPPLPNIMHTMNNNVTPTNSASVVPAPAPPLSVMPHLGAGLGHGNAGAAGGMGGGGSSTGGSPAGGDHRLTGIQPRYLSTPAAQAAVYAATSSSSQQAISNAVNDHGPNNFATIRTTSIVTKQQKEHMQEEMHEQMSGYKRMRREHQATLLKLEEKCKVEMETHKSALDKEYDNLLHNFTRELERLEAKHQQDSERRAKQTTAAEKKLYKEITLKQEGDRKVFDLNRKKEYKANKERWKRELSMDESTPKRQRDLTLQSQKDNLKQHEAQEEQRMLQAQKQYIELEMRKFKRRRMILLHELEDQLLRDELSKKQQQLEQAHGMLLKHHEKTQELEYRQQKSVHQLREEQINKQHDTELHNQKDYMDRIKKELLRKHALELRQQPKSLKQKELQIRKQFRETCKTQTKQYKRYKAQVLQTTPKEQQKEVIKQLKEEKHRKLTLLGEQYEQSIADMFQSQSYKLDESQVIECQRTNEQLEYELDMLTAYQNKNKKQAQEQRDRERRELENRVSVRRGLLENKMDAELQQFNLERAERLRMKHEKHAKELEAFDNESIALGFSTLSLTEVSRETYPDEEGSLSGSMISLAHSNSSTSFPAGSL is encoded by the exons ATGCCATCGGCACGTCCTGGTAGTCTCAAAGATCCGGAAATAGCCGATCTATTCAACAAGCATGATCCGGAGAAGATCTTTGAGGATTTGCGCGAAATTGGCCATGGCTCCTTCGGTGCCGTCTATTATGCTCGCTGCAATCTCAACAAGGAGATTGTGGCGATCAAGAAGATGTCATATACGGGCAAGCAGAGCCAAGAGAAATGGCAGGATATACTCAAGGAGATACG CTTCTTACGTCAATTGAATAATCCGAATACCATTGAATACAAGGGCTGCTACCTGCGCGAATCCACTGCCTGGCTGGTTATGGAATATTGCGTCGGCTCCGCCTCAGACATCATTGAGGTACACAAGAAGCCGTTGCACGAGGACGAGATCGCTGCCATTTGCCTGGGCGTGCTCAGCGGCCTGAGCTATTTGCATTCGCTGGGACGCATCCATCGCGACATCAAGGCGGGCAACATTCTGCTCACGGACATGGGCGTGGTGAAGCTGGCCGATTTTGGCAGTGCCGCCATCAAGTGTCCGGCCAATAGCTTTGTGGGCACGCCCTATTGGATGGCACCGGAGGTCATTCTGGCGATGGACGAGGGCCAGTACGACGGCAAGGTGGATGTCTGGTCCCTGGGCATTACGTGCATCGAGCTGGCCGAGCGCAAGCCCCCATACTTCAATATGAATGCCATGTCCGCACTGTATCACATTGCACAGAACGAGTCGCCCACGTTGCCG AAGAACGACTGGTCCGATACGTTCTGCAATTTTGTGGACCTCTGCCTGAAAAAGATGCCCGCGGAGCGACCCTCATCGGccaagctgctgcagcacagCTACGTGACGCGTCCGCGCTCCGAGACGGTGCTGCTGGAGCTGATCGCGCGCACCAAGTCGGCGGTGCGTGAGCTGGACAACCTTAACTATCGCAAAATGAAGAAGATACTCATGGTGGACACGTGCGAAACGGAGAGCGCCGTCGGTGACACGGACGACCAGCAGGACGATCATGCCggcggcgacagcagcaagagcaatAGTATTACTTCCGAACACTCCATACACTCGGTGGGTGTATCGGCGGCCAGTAGTCAG AGCTCCTCGTCGAATTCGATACCGGCTGCAGCGCAGAATCATCACCATATCGGGgcgcatcatcagcagcaggtGGCCGCTGcagccgttgccgctgccatgCACCATCAGCAGGAGCTGCAGAAGCAGCATCTGAGCAACTGGTCGAatgcccaacagcagcagcagcagcagcaacagcaatcgGGCGGCTCTGCCTGTGGCGCCGTCTCTCGCAATTCGTCGCGCCATCGCAatctgccgccgctgccaaaCATAATGCACACCATGAACAACAATGTGACGCCGACGAATTCGGCATCGGTGGTGCCAGCACCAGCGCCGCCGCTATCGGTGATGCCCCATCTGGGTGCCGGCTTGGGGCACGGCAatgctggtgctgctggtggCATGGGCGGCGGCGGTAGCAGCACGGGCGGCTCACCGGCGGGCGGTGATCATCGCTTGACTGGAATACAGCCACGTTATCTATCAACGCCGGCCGCCCAGGCGGCTGTCTATGCGGCCACATCGTCATCCTCGCAGCAGGCCATCTCCAATGCCGTCAACGATCATGGACCCAATAATTTTGCCACCATACGGACGACGAGCATTGTGACCAAACAGCAAAAGGAGCATATGCAG GAGGAGATGCACGAACAAATGTCCGGATACAAGCGCATGCGACGGGAGCATCAGGCGACGCTGCTAAAGCTCGAGGAGAAATGCAAAGTGGAAATGGAGACGCACAAGTCGGCGCTGGACAAGGAGTACGATAATCTATTGCATAACTTTACCAGAGAACTGGAACGCCTCGAG GCCAAGCATCAGCAGGATTCGGAACGACGCGCGAAGCAGACGACAGCGGCCGAGAAGAAACTTTATAAAGAGATTACACTGAAGCAGGAAGGCGATCGTAAGGTGTTCGATTTGAATCGCAAAAAGGAATACAAAGCGAACAAGGAGCGCTGGAAACGCGAACTCTCCATGGATGAGTCAACGCCAAAGCGTCAGCGTGATTTAACCTTGCAATCGCAAAAGGATAATCTAAAGCAGCACGAGGCCCAGGAGGAGCAACGCATGCTGCAAGCCCAAAAGCAATACATTGAGCTCGAGATGCGCAAATTCAAGCGAAGACGCATGATATTGCTGCACGAACTGGAGGATCAGCTGTTGCGCGAT GAGCTCAGcaagaagcaacagcagctggaacAGGCCCATGGCATGCTGTTGAAACACCACGAAAAGACACAGGAGCTGGAGTACCGCCAGCAGAAGAGCGTGCATCAGTTGCGCGAGGAGCAA ATAAACAAGCAGCACGACACGGAGTTGCACAATCAAAAAGACTACATGGATCGCATTAAAAAGGAGCTGCTGCGCAAGCATGCGCTCGAGTTAAGACAACAGCCCAAGAGCCTTAAG CAAAAGGAGCTGCAGATACGCAAACAGTTTCGCGAGACATGCAAAacgcaaacaaaacaatataaacGCTACAAGGCGCAAGTGCTGCAAACGACACCCAAAGAGCAACAAAAGGAGGTTATCAAGCAGCTTAAGGAGGAGAAGCATCGCAAGCTGACGCTGCTGGGTGAACAG TATGAACAAAGCATTGCCGACATGTTCCAAAGTCAAAGTTATAAACTAGACGAGAGTCAAGTGATCGAGTGCCAACGTACCAATGAGCAATTGGAATACGAACTGGATATGCTCACAGCCTAtcagaacaagaacaagaagcaGGCGCAGGAGCAGCGGGATCGCGAGCGACGCGAGCTCGAGAATCGGGTCAGCGTGCGGCGTGGCCTATTGGAGAATAAG ATGGATGCCGAATTGCAACAGTTCAATTTGGAGCGTGCCGAGCGCTTGCGCATGAAACACGAGAAGCATGCTAAAGAATTGGAAGCTTTTGATAATGAATCAATAGCCTTAGGTTTCAG CACTTTATCATTAACTGAGGTATCACGCGAGACCTATCCGGATGAGGAGGGCAGTTTGTCTGGTTCCATGATTAGTTTAGCGCATAGCAATAGTTCAACAAGTTTTCCGGCTGGTTCGCTATAG
- the Tao gene encoding serine/threonine-protein kinase Tao isoform X3, with product MILPCIKCSKFEVRNEWELSCIIEEMHEQMSGYKRMRREHQATLLKLEEKCKVEMETHKSALDKEYDNLLHNFTRELERLEAKHQQDSERRAKQTTAAEKKLYKEITLKQEGDRKVFDLNRKKEYKANKERWKRELSMDESTPKRQRDLTLQSQKDNLKQHEAQEEQRMLQAQKQYIELEMRKFKRRRMILLHELEDQLLRDELSKKQQQLEQAHGMLLKHHEKTQELEYRQQKSVHQLREEQINKQHDTELHNQKDYMDRIKKELLRKHALELRQQPKSLKQKELQIRKQFRETCKTQTKQYKRYKAQVLQTTPKEQQKEVIKQLKEEKHRKLTLLGEQYEQSIADMFQSQSYKLDESQVIECQRTNEQLEYELDMLTAYQNKNKKQAQEQRDRERRELENRVSVRRGLLENKMDAELQQFNLERAERLRMKHEKHAKELEAFDNESIALGFSTLSLTEVSRETYPDEEGSLSGSMISLAHSNSSTSFPAGSL from the exons aTGATTTTGCCTTGCATAAAATGTTCCAAGTTCGAGGTTAGGAACGAATGGGAGCTTAGTTGTATTATT GAGGAGATGCACGAACAAATGTCCGGATACAAGCGCATGCGACGGGAGCATCAGGCGACGCTGCTAAAGCTCGAGGAGAAATGCAAAGTGGAAATGGAGACGCACAAGTCGGCGCTGGACAAGGAGTACGATAATCTATTGCATAACTTTACCAGAGAACTGGAACGCCTCGAG GCCAAGCATCAGCAGGATTCGGAACGACGCGCGAAGCAGACGACAGCGGCCGAGAAGAAACTTTATAAAGAGATTACACTGAAGCAGGAAGGCGATCGTAAGGTGTTCGATTTGAATCGCAAAAAGGAATACAAAGCGAACAAGGAGCGCTGGAAACGCGAACTCTCCATGGATGAGTCAACGCCAAAGCGTCAGCGTGATTTAACCTTGCAATCGCAAAAGGATAATCTAAAGCAGCACGAGGCCCAGGAGGAGCAACGCATGCTGCAAGCCCAAAAGCAATACATTGAGCTCGAGATGCGCAAATTCAAGCGAAGACGCATGATATTGCTGCACGAACTGGAGGATCAGCTGTTGCGCGAT GAGCTCAGcaagaagcaacagcagctggaacAGGCCCATGGCATGCTGTTGAAACACCACGAAAAGACACAGGAGCTGGAGTACCGCCAGCAGAAGAGCGTGCATCAGTTGCGCGAGGAGCAA ATAAACAAGCAGCACGACACGGAGTTGCACAATCAAAAAGACTACATGGATCGCATTAAAAAGGAGCTGCTGCGCAAGCATGCGCTCGAGTTAAGACAACAGCCCAAGAGCCTTAAG CAAAAGGAGCTGCAGATACGCAAACAGTTTCGCGAGACATGCAAAacgcaaacaaaacaatataaacGCTACAAGGCGCAAGTGCTGCAAACGACACCCAAAGAGCAACAAAAGGAGGTTATCAAGCAGCTTAAGGAGGAGAAGCATCGCAAGCTGACGCTGCTGGGTGAACAG TATGAACAAAGCATTGCCGACATGTTCCAAAGTCAAAGTTATAAACTAGACGAGAGTCAAGTGATCGAGTGCCAACGTACCAATGAGCAATTGGAATACGAACTGGATATGCTCACAGCCTAtcagaacaagaacaagaagcaGGCGCAGGAGCAGCGGGATCGCGAGCGACGCGAGCTCGAGAATCGGGTCAGCGTGCGGCGTGGCCTATTGGAGAATAAG ATGGATGCCGAATTGCAACAGTTCAATTTGGAGCGTGCCGAGCGCTTGCGCATGAAACACGAGAAGCATGCTAAAGAATTGGAAGCTTTTGATAATGAATCAATAGCCTTAGGTTTCAG CACTTTATCATTAACTGAGGTATCACGCGAGACCTATCCGGATGAGGAGGGCAGTTTGTCTGGTTCCATGATTAGTTTAGCGCATAGCAATAGTTCAACAAGTTTTCCGGCTGGTTCGCTATAG
- the car gene encoding vacuolar protein sorting-associated protein 33A, with protein sequence MFPYLRSQRVNLQLLQEQAARELVLLLESIEGSKVIVMEEAMIGPLDLIVAPKLITDRGIMLRLLKPESRVPNEMRNVVYIVRPQVLLMDQLVAHMKTNVQQGRQFHILFVPRRSCLCIKQLENMEVIGEFGRLEELTWNFLPLDADVVSMEMLHAYRDVSIDGNTTSLYQAAIGLVQLQRLYGRIPKIYGKGVLAQQVWHHAKQLAIDEKSLYNGDKGAIDQLILLDRGIDLLTPLATQLTYEGLIDEFFGIRQNKLKLPSKHFPFDAAAAGGSSSNNGGAATNPDKLERLTGDTGRKTILLHSGDQLYAELRNKNFNEVRMLLARKVKDIQRQMNLKDRSTEEIRIFTEESMQQLLNEKNAISEHTTIAGLIDEQLSVYSFNDDLAAEQEFMICADIDKASAYIEDQIARRAELRNVLRLICLQCAAASGFKERVLNDYKRELAQVYGLEVLLTISNLEKAGLLRTRTESRAYAVLRKTLHLTVDDSVEINPKDISYVHSFYAPLTARLVEHSLKPLGWQTLKSQINNLPGPTFEDFQVQLIGIGGRHGVSGATPNESSLLDARRVVLVCFVGGCTFSEIAALRFLAAQEDNNVEFVIATTKIINKHTFLDSLMGM encoded by the exons ATGTTTCCTTATTTGCGGAGTCAACGCGtcaatttgcagctgctgcaggagcAAGCCGCTCGCgagctggtgctgctgctggagtcCATCGAGGGCAGCAAGGTCATTGTGATGGAGGAGGCAATGATTGGGCCGCTGGACTTGATTGTCGCACCGAAGCTAATTACGGATCGCGGCATTATGCTGCGCCTGTTGAAGCCGGAATCGCGTGTGCCCAACGAGATGCGCAACGTTGTCTACATTGTGCGGCCGCAGGTGCTGCTCATGGATCAACTGGTCGCGCACATGAAGACCAATGTCCAGCAGGGTCGTCAGTTTCATATTCTGTTTGTACCCCGGCGCTCCTGCCTGTGCATCAAGCAGCTGGAGAACATGGAGGTAATTGGTGAATTTGGACGTTTGGAGGAGCTCACCTGGAACTTTCTACCGCTCGACGCGGACGTGGTCAGCATGGAAATGCTGCATGCGTATCGCGATGTCAGCATCGATGGCAACACCACATCGCTCTACCAGGCGGCCATTGGGCTGGTGCAGCTGCAGCGTCTATACGGCCGCATACCGAAGATCTATGGCAAAGGCGTGCTGGCCCAGCAGGTCTGGCATCATGCCAAGCAGCTGGCCATTGACGAAAAGTCTCTGTACAATGGCGATAAGGGCGCTATCGATCAGCTCATCCTGCTCGATCGTGGCATCGATCTGCTCACACCGTTGGCCACACAGCTCACCTACGAGGGCCTCATCGATGAGTTCTTTGGCATACGGCAGAATAAGCTCAAGCTGCCGTCTAAGCATTTTCCATttgatgcagcagcagctggcggctccagcagcaacaacggcggTGCAGCCACTAACCCGGACAAGCTGGAACGCCTAACGGGCGATACTGGCCGCAAGACCATATTGCTCCATTCCGGCGATCAGCTGTACGCCGAGTTGCGCAACAAGAACTTCAATGAGGTGCGCATGCTGTTGGCACGCAAGGTGAAGGACATTCAAAGGCAGATGAATCTCAAGGATCGATCGACGGAGGAGATTCGAATCTTTACGGAAGAGAGCATGCAACAGCTATTGAATGAAAAGAATGCTATATCCGAGCACACGACCATCGCTGGACTCATCGACGAACAGCTGAGCGTTTATTCGTTCAATGATGATCTGGCCGCCGAGCAGGAGTTCATGATCTGTGCGGACATTGACAAGGCCAGCGCCTACATTGAGGATCAGATAGCACGCCGAGCCGAGCTGCGCAATGTATTGCGTCTAATCTGTTTGCAGTGTGCCGCCGCTTCTGGTTTCAAGGAGCGTGTCCTCAATGATTACAAGCGCGAGCTGGCCCAGGTGTACGGGCTGGAGGTGTTGCTAACGATCAGCAATCTGGAGAAAGCCGGACTCCTACGCACCCGGACCGAGTCGCGGGCATATGCCGTGTTGCGCAAG ACCCTACATCTCACCGTTGATGACAGCGTCGAGATCAATCCGAAGGATATTAGCTATGTGCACAGCTTCTATGCACCACTCACCGCACGTTTGGTCGAGCACTCGCTCAAGCCGCTTGGATGGCAGACTCTCAAGAGCCAGATCAACAATTTGCCGGGTCCCACATTCGAGGACTTTCAGGTGCAATTGATTGGCATCGGTGGTCGTCATGGCGTCAGCGGTGCCACGCCCAACGAGTCATCACTGTTGGACGCCAGGCGCGTGGTGCTCGTCTGCTTTGTGGGCGGCTGCACATTCTCGGAAATTGCCGCGCTGCGCTTCCTGGCCGCCCAGGAGGACAACAACGTGGAGTTCGTGATTGCCACCACCAAAATAATCAACAAGCATACATTCCTCGACAGCTTGATGGGCATGTGA
- the fs(1)K10 gene encoding DNA-binding protein K10: protein MAAKGNHFQHNRVMQQQQRSNVRAAIAPYRKPPYRPQALTQNHMMYSSCQMPSDPLYIDFNTPAPAPPTKSAPPTQSALAGNAGSGSGHVDGGKKKHIKGKQLKGKQSQQQQQQQQQQQHQHHHPHNSHYASQMQQQGGGGGGDNSWQSHPHPHPKQRFQAPNVNRFNGPQRNGYNRVQMMGGPVNRNVGRHMMGPMGPGGGPMGPRGGPCPMAPYPPMPYQAPMPPMRCPMPPMGGPPPPPPPAFMRRNGRGGPPMPPPMMGPHMMGARMPPRGMPPVPIPYNMGHMNGNLNGGKIKKPNPKLIKQVVKGKSSIKTLKNLVNQYPIDKPWVNDEIRAVHNAKLDIENRLKGNKDDKLFAQFKVQRDKFVSLYETARVTYLKQEAATVMAKDAKDKDKNANSNQNAAAKVGVTKDATSPNKDQNQNQNQKQKQNQSELNAIEQEPGKQAADN from the exons ATGGCAGCCAAAGGTAATCATTTCCAACATAACCGGgttatgcagcagcaacagcgctcAAATGTACGTGCCGCAATTGCACCGTATCGTAAGCCGCCCTACCGGCCGCAGGCCCTGACACAGAATCATATGATGTACTCATCCTGCCAGATGCCCAGCGATCCGCTCTATATCGACTTTAATACACCGGCGCCAGCACCACCCACCAAATCCGCGCCGCCAACACAATCCGCATTAGCCGGCAATGCCGGCTCTGGTTCTGGCCATGTAGATGGCGGCAAAAAGAAACATATAAAAGGTAAACAGCTTAAAGGCAAAcagtcacagcagcagcagcagcaacaacaacaacagcagcatcaacatcatcatccgCACAATTCGCACTACGCGTCACAGATGCAGCAACAAGGTGGAGGCGGTGGGGGCGACAATAGCTGGCAATCGCATCCGCACCCGCATCCCAAGCAACGTTTCCAGGCGCCCAATGTCAATCGCTTCAATGGACCACAGCGTAACGGATACAACAGAGTACAAATGATGGGAGGCCCTGTTAATCGTAACGTCGGTCGTCACATGATGGGTCCAATGGGTCCAGGCGGCGGACCGATGGGACCACGTGGTGGTCCATGTCCCATGGCGCCATATCCGCCGATGCCTTATCAAGCGCCGATGCCGCCGATGCGCTGTCCAATGCCACCGATGGGCGgtccaccgccgccgcccccACCGGCATTTATGCGTCGCAACGGACGCGGCGGTCCGCCAATGCCGCCGCCAATGATGGGTCCACACATGATGGGAGCACGCATGCCACCGCGCGGCATGCCGCCCGTGCCTATACCGTACAACATGGGCCACATGAACGGCAATCTGAATGGTGGCAAAATCAAGAAGCCAAATCCGAAACTGATCAAGCAGGTGGTCAAGGGCAAGAGCAGCATCAAGACGCTCAAAAATCTGGTCAATCAGTATCCCATTGACAAGCCGTGGGTCAATGATGAAATACGCGCCGTGCACAACGCCAAGCTGGACATCGAGAATCGCCTCAAGGGCAACAAAGATGACAAACTGTTCGCCCAGTTCAAGGTGCAGCGCGACAAATTTGTTTCACTGTACGAAACGGCGCGCGTTACGTATCTAAAACAGGAGGCCGCCACGGTGATGGCCAAG GATGCCAAAGACAAagacaaaaatgcaaattcaaaTCAGAACGCCGCCGCTAAGGTCGGAGTAACAAAAGATGCCACAAGTCCAAACAAAgaccaaaaccaaaatcaaaatcaaaaacaaaaacaaaatcaaagcgaATTAAATGCAATAGAGCAAGAGCCGGGCAAGCAGGCGGCTGacaactaa